GTCTATTCTTAAAGTTGGGGTGGAGGCGTCTCACTCGAGCAAAGTGGCAGATAGAAATGTTTGTGGTTCCACAAAAATAAAGGAGAAGTCACTGACGTGCAAGTCACATTGCTCTGACAGATCCGAgaagcaagctaattctcctcaAGAGTTGTACTGTTCTGATGAAAACAGTCCCCTCAATAGTCCTCTCAGCCATCGTTCAAGGCGTTCTATTCACGAGgtatatacacacacacacacaacacACTTATGTTACTTTTCATTTCCCTTGTTTATCATTTAACTTTACTTACTGGCCATGCCTTCTTTGTCTAATCTTCAAGGGAGGAAGTGGTGTTGGTGGTACAAAGAAGATTATTGCGGAAGTTGAGGAATTTTTAGATGATGATAGGAATATTGGAGGAACTTGTAGAGAAGTGAGCGCCACATTGCCTATCAGGGGTGCGCTTAAACGACATAGGGATGATTCAGACATGAATGACCAGGGAAGCGAGAAGTCTGGCTCTGAATCTGGCAGAGCCCGTGGTCCAGATGTCGGGCAACCAAGAGAAAGAAGCAAAGGTAGTTCACTCATGTCCCCCTTAGGTTGCTCCAAAAGAGGGCAGGGTGATCGTCCAAGTTTTCTTATGGTAGCTGGATTTCCCGTACTACCTAAGTATAAAGATTTGTATAGTCGAGTGATTGCCTCCAAAGGGCACATGGCCTCCGACACAAAGGTTAAATAGATGAACATACAAGCCACTATGGTCACCGAACTTTTGGAGACGATCCAGCAAATGAGCGAACTCTCTGGTCGCGATGTTACCTCCACCAACTTACGACAATGGAGTGCAACAGTTGATACCGCTTCCGCTATGGACTTTCATGTGTCATGGTTGGATGATCAACTTCACCTTCTTGAGTCTCAAATCCGTGATGTTGAAGAACTAAAGGCGACGAAGCAGAGTCTGGAAGCAGAAGTCAGAGATATTGGGAAGAAGATCTCTTTACTTCGCTCCAAGATGGAAGAGGCGAGACGTGCATACGAGGCCGCtaagctagaaaaagctgaaTTGATTGCGAAGGTGGGTACAGTGAAagctagccttgcttcatttgaAGCCAATAGTCAAGCGACTACCTCTTTGTCAAATTCGGCACTTGGTTCATGTTTAGGACTTTAGCTACCCCTCATTAATTCTCTACGGAATTACGATTTGTTTCTATTGAAATTTGCTTAATCGGTTAGATTTCTTAGATTTGGTTAGTCTTACAGAAGCTTGTGATACAGTACTTTTGTTTGGTCAGTCTTACAGAAGCTTGTGATACAGTACTTATGTTCGGAGGTGTTTGAGGGGTACATTATGATATCTCCACTCCTTTAAAACACTAGCTCATATGAGCTTCTACGTCCCACGGTGAGTATAACATCTCTCTCAAATTAAAATTAGATAAAAGCTTTCGCACATTAAAAACTGGATTACACTCTGTTTACACCTTATATTTAACTGGCCGTTAATAACGCCGTTAGCAAAAAACATGGGTACACAATACTTCTGTCAGCTTTTATGCCTAAATAAATCATTACACTTTGTTTACACCGAATCTTAACTGGACGTTAATTGACGTCGTTGGTGTGGACAGTACCTACATCAAACTAGACCTAAGGCTAACAGAGATACCGATATGAAGAgagtttattctcttcttcttcttcttcttcttctctttcttctgtcCTTCATCTCTTTCTCCCTGTCGAATTCAATTCCAAAGATCTAGATGAATAGAGCTTTTTTTTGTGAGTGATTCATGTAAATATTGAGATCTAGATAAATCTAAGAAGAGGGTGATGAATCTGGAAGCTAATTtagaagaaatagaaattagggtttcctcctgccatacatttcttcttcttctgcaacaAACTCCTACCATACTTTTCTTCTCCGACAAACCATGGTTTTTCCTCATGAGTCAGTTGACTTGTTGCCGTCAATTTGAAAAATGGGTCTCGAGATTTCACAGAAAAAAGGTAAAATCTCCATCTCTTTCCCTACGAATCTCTTTAGGGTTTTCAGATAAGAACTGATTTGATGTTTGAAACGATTAATTTAAGATTTCTTTGGGAGATAATATCAGTTTCTGTTtattattttagggttttgtgagaTTCGATTTGGATTGATTCTCTATGGGATTTGTTCTCAACAACAGAAGGTAATGATTTCTTAGTTAGTTTTCGTTTTATGCTATGAAATTATAATGGAATAAGGTAAtgattaaattattttattttaggtgACGATAAACCCTCATCTTTTGCGAACCTAATTTTCTCCAGTGATCTCCACTATCAACTCCTTTCTTCTCATAATCAGGTATGAATTCTATTTCTCTCTATTCTGCTTGCTTttgattttttctatttttgtgtGTATGATGATATGAACTTCTAAAGTCTTTGTTGAATTTTAAGTTGATTAATGGTAGACCAAGACGTTTTGTGTGTTTTTGATTCCTCCTTCTCCATGTTGTTCTAATTATAGGTCAACACACAAACTTTTTCCACTTTGAATTAAGaattttgtttaatttgatttcaatGTCTTCAGGGTTTAAAATAATGCTGCTTTGAAGAGAATATTGAAAAATAATAAACAGAGAAATTATAATTCATTATTGTTTCCCGATAATTGCCTAGACATTATTTTATTAGCCTTATTTTAGCCACGTTGTTAACTATACATGCCtacaaacatggaaagaaggagctGAAGTTGAGTTTCGATGTTGACATCTTGGCCTTtagtagggctgttcatggtcggttttggttcggtttttagccaaaccaaaaccgaaaccaatactatcggtttcttaaaatatgaaccaaaccaatccattaatcaTTGGTTCAGTTTCTTAATGGTTCTAGCCGGTTTCGGTTTATTCCAGCGGTTATCGGTTAACCGGCTGCTATGTCAGTTTcaggaaactgacagttcaaatctaagaaaaaaaaaacatggtttaAAGATTTTCAAACCTACCTACAGGCTACATACATTCCCATTCCATACACAATCcaaattcataacattcttaaACACAATTCAAAAGATAAAGATTAGTAATTCAAAAGatccacagtctccataacatctaAACAACATCGACACTTTCCAGCTATGCATCCACAAAATCAACTGATAGCTTCAGACTTTCCAGGGTTGCTGACTGCATGTATATGAAAATGGCAAGCAACTGGTAGTTAGAATCTAATTCACGTATATTTCCACTAATCATGATGGCAAGCAATACATGAAAATGCTAACAGTGAAAAGACGTGACATGTAAACACACCATCAGGAGGACAATGTATCTTTCTTTGCTAACTGAACAGGTAATAACTTAACAGGTTTAAGAGGCACTAAATTAGCACATTAAGACTTTAAATTAAATCCAAAGAAAACATGCTTCCAATTGGTGAGATGAATTACCTTGGTACTCCTtagtcctcatcatcatcatctgttaTGTTTACGAACATGGATTTAGAGAGAGAGTCCAAAAATTCTGCAATGAACAAATGCACGATCAGTAGTATACAGTGAGTTGaaagagaaaaaattgaagattgtttAGGATTTTCTGAAATTCAATTAGGGAAGAAATTAATGATGATGCTGAGATGATTGTTAAATTTAATCAAAGTAAAAGAGAAACTGAATTCAATTGTTTGGCTATAACTAATTCAGAAGTAGAAGATTTATCTCTCAATAGCATACAACAGAGTTACAGTTCTTGCAACTTAAATCCCCCAGCCCAATTTTGACTGTTTAGATCCAGCCTCTAAATCTCAGGAGCATGATAGACATTTCAAAATGGTGAAATCCAGTCCACTTGCAAAATCCAGAGAGTTACAGCAAGCACTGGAATTGTTGCTTTACCTCCAAAAGATAAGTATCACAAACTCTAAACTAATGATTTGAAATGATAAAGCTTGATCTTTGACCTTACAACTCACAAAATAAAGCGAATGATCTATAATTCCTATATGTGACTTATGAGCTAATTATATGAAGTTTTATGAGTCACCCATAAGCTGACATACATGAACTAGATAATCTGAACATTTTGTGGTATGTCATCAATAAGCTAAACTGCTATACTACAAACAAATTAACAAATGAAATAATACCTGAACTAACTTCCTCTTCTGGTCCCAAGGAAGAAGTATCAAGATCAATCGGCGTCTTCAACCAATTTTGAGCACAAATCAATGCCTCAACTGTTGTGGGAAGTAAAGAACTTCGATATGGATCGAGAATACGCCTCCCAGTGCTAAAGGCAGATTCAGATGCCACTGAAGAGATGGGTATAGCCAATATATCTCTTCCCCCTCAACTATTCTAAAAGGCTGCTCATCCACTATGATGAATATAATCAATGCTTTTCTACACGAATCCTGACAAAAAGTTACAGCAACTAACTTTTCATCTTCTCCCAGCCTAGCAGGTTCAAAAGAAAGAGTCGACTGACCAGAATCCTTAGGAATAAGATTCAGACACTTTCTTAAATGGTTattcaaggagccggtcccatgtgTAGAAGAGTCAGCTTTCATTCTCTGTTTACATTTCTTGCAAGTTACCATTATCGAAGGAGGAGGGTCCAGATCAACGTGATCCCAAACCCATGAAGTTTTCTTCCGCTTCTTAGAAGCTGGTGCAGTGACAGTGATGGTACCAGCATCGGAAACATTGGCAGCTGGTGCAGATGGAGCTTCACCAGCAGTTGGTACTTTTGCAACTGAACTAACTTCAGTAGAGGCGTTAGAAGATCTTGGAGGAGGATGTAGTGGTGGCAACAATGCATTTGAGTTAACGGAAGCCTGAATATAAACAAGGCAGAAATTCAAATCAGATAACATGTAAAAAAAGCATATCAAAGTGCATTCAAAGAAGATGATACACTTTATATGCAAAAAAACATATACAGATACTAATTATTTTCGAGTTGGATGGATGATAGATGATACACTTTATATGCACAAAGAAGTATTCTGTAATTAAGGAGTAGATAAATTCACTGGATGTCCTCTCAGCTAGAGCTAAAAGAACGAATTGACACAGTGGTACCAATCACTTGAACGAATTAGTAAAAGAAGACTGCAAATTTTAGAATCCTATTTTTCTAATTCTTGAGGAAAAATATCTTACTGGTGTTGATCCTGATTCCTCCATAGttgaatcaaagaaatcaacttaatcctgcaaaaaaacaaaacaagcaaAATCAAATCATTTTAGTAAACCCTAGATTAAATATAAATCAAGTAACCCAAGTTACATAAATATGATACCTCTTAAAAGAAATTAGATGTTCACTTGTTTATTTCGTCTGAAGAATGAAGATGACACCTTCTACTAGTAAACCCTAGCTAACACTGACAGGTTACAATTACAAACTCATATGAACAGATTTCGCCtgaaaagaaggaggaggagaaggagaagaagaagaagaatgaggggATGATTAGATTCTACTAGAGTTTAGAGATCACGATTcatgatttgatttttgatttctccTAACTTTAGTTTCTGTTCTATGAACTGAAGAGTGAAGAAGGAGGCGAAGATGTGAAGTGAAAATTAGGTCGACGAAATCAATGTATACTTGGGTTATAACTTAAGAAATATGAAGGGTGTGGATTGAATCTATCTGATATTAATCAACGGTCTATAtttatcggttttccaatggtttttggttcggttttcaggccaaaccaaaaccaaaccaatactgtcggtttttcaaaattttttaccaaaccaatccaaatctaaatggtttggttcggtttcttgcttattggtctggttcggtcggtttccaacggttaaccgacaccatgttcagccctagccTTTAGAGCATCTACAAGATAAGgtggaagatttattttttagtgacacataggattttagaccttcATTTTAactaaatccatctccaacagtgaATTCTATAAAATAGGAAGgatgaaatattaattttgaagGTTTTAAAGAAAGTCTTATCTTGACCTCCGGAATGACCTCCAtttcatatattttatttttaataattaattaaaaaacaattaAATACTGTTGGAGATGGTTTACTAGTCTTGGGGTCCTATATTTACTATATGTACAAATTCTTTCATATAAGGGTCTCAAAAAAAattccacgtaggatttttaacacccactgttggagatgTTCTTATGGAGGAAACTGGAAATCTCGCGTAAGCCATTAGAGAAGGTTAGATCATAGGTCATCATTAGATCGAATTTTAGATTATCGTTCCGTGAGTGCTTTAATTTAATTTGTGCTAACATGTTTTGATTGTTTCAGGTACAACTGATTGAGCCTGTAGATGGCAGGTAACTTCCTTAGGTCCATCTCACCTTTTTGTATTGACTTTGTGAATTTGATTTTTTAGATTGGTTATCTACCGAAGGAAAAATTGTGCATTGCGAAGCCAACCAACACAAGGAATATCTATTGCTACATGCATGAAGTTGTGGAGCTTCTGCGACGTGCAAATCAATCTATGAATATTAATGTTGTTCTAGCATACCCGTTGTTGTTGTTGC
This is a stretch of genomic DNA from Papaver somniferum cultivar HN1 chromosome 1, ASM357369v1, whole genome shotgun sequence. It encodes these proteins:
- the LOC113326368 gene encoding uncharacterized protein LOC113326368; its protein translation is MEEKDMMLIQHQRKSSLNSGGNRETDVNPSLIMSQYLGKQAVSPIQAIDSDSNLNKSILKVGVEASHSSKVADRNVCGSTKIKEKSLTCKSHCSDRSEKQANSPQELYCSDENSPLNSPLSHRSRRSIHEGGSGVGGTKKIIAEVEEFLDDDRNIGGTCREVSATLPIRGALKRHRDDSDMNDQGSEKSGSESGRARGPDVGQPRERSKGSSLMSPLGCSKRGQGDRPSFLMVAGFPVLPKYKDLYSRVIASKGHMASDTKVK
- the LOC113326450 gene encoding uncharacterized protein LOC113326450; this encodes MEESGSTPASVNSNALLPPLHPPPRSSNASTEVSSVAKVPTAGEAPSAPAANVSDAGTITVTAPASKKRKKTSWVWDHVDLDPPPSIMVTCKKCKQRMKADSSTHGTGSLNNHLRKCLNLIPKDSGQSTLSFEPARLGEDEKLVAVTFCQDSCRKALIIFIIVDEQPFRIVEGEEIYWLYPSLQWHLNLPLALGGVFSIHIEVLYFPQQLRH